TATGGGAATTGAATCATAATAAAAACTTTCAAACATCAATACTTCCTATTGCTGATGGAGTAACACTAAGTTATAAAAAATATTAATGAATTAATTATAGCTTTGAGAGGAGAGGCTAACATTGAATAAACCTGAATTACTTATACCTGCAGGAAGCTTAGAAAATCTAGAAGTAGCTGTTCTATATGGTGCTGATGCAGTTTATATAGGAGGACAACATTTTGGATTGAGAGCAAAAGCAAAAAACTTTTCTACAGAACAAATGAAAGAAGGTATTGATTTTGCTCATAAACATAATGTTAAAGTTTACGTTACTGCTAATATAATTGCTCATAACGATGATATTGATAAAGTCTATGAGTATTTTGATGAAATAAAAGAAATAAAACCTGATGCATTGATTATTGCTGATCCTGGTATTTTAACTATTGCCCAGGAAATGTTACCGGACATGGAGATACATCTTAGTACACAAGCTAATAATACTAATTATAAAAGCGTTAATTTTTGGCATAAACTCGGTGTTAAGAGGGTAGTAGTTGCTCGTGAACTATCTTTTAAAGAAATAAATCAGATTAAGGAAAATAGTCCTGACACTCTAGACATAGAAGCTTTTGTACATGGAGCTATGTGTATATCTTATTCAGGAAGATGCCTGTTAAGTAACTATATGGCTGGCAGAGATGCTAATAAAGGCGAATGTACACACCCTTGCAGATGGCAATATCATTTAGTGGAGGAAACTCGTCCAAACGAATACATGCCTGTCTATGAAAATGAAAGAGGTACTTATGTCTATAATTCAAAAGATCTATGTATGTTAGAATATGTTCCTGAACTTATTGATGCTGGTGTTGGTAGTTTCAAAATAGAGGGCAGGATGAAAACACAATTGTATGTTGCAACTGTCACAAGAACATATAGAAAAGCAATTGATGATTATTTTGAAGATGAATCCAAATATAGAAATAATATTCCTTATTACTTGGATGAGATTAAGAAGTGTACTCATAGAAAGTTTACAACAGGTTTTTATTTTAAACGACCAGATGAAAATGAACAGATATATAATAGTAATACTTATATAAGAAGCTATACTTTTATTGGTAAGGTAATAGAATATAATTCTGCTGAACAGATGGTTACTATACAACAGAGAAATAAGTTCTGTGTTGGAGATGAAGTGGAATTCATGGCTACTGATGGTGAGAATTATGTAACTACCATTAAAGAAATGTGGGATGAAGAAGGAAACTTAGTTGAAAGCGCTCCTCATCCTAAACAAGTTATAAGGTTTAAAATAGATAAAGAATTTCCGAAAAACACAATAATTAGATTAAAAAGTAAAGAATTTTAAGTGGAAAGGCACTTTCTGAGTATTTTTTTCATAAACTGTTATGAATACATATTTAGAGGTGCTTTTGTTTTGCTATTCAATTTTTTAACATTCATTTTACCAGGGTTCTACTTTACAACATCTCAATCATTCCCTAAACCATTGTCAAGTGTTGAAGAAAGGGAATATTTAATTAAGTGTAAAGAAGGAGATATGCAAGCGAGGAATATTTTAATTGAGAGGAATTTACGCTTAGTTGCTCATATAGTTAAAAAATATAATACTACAGACAGAGATATGGATGATCTAATATCTATCGGAACAATAGGTTTAATAAAAGCAATTACAACCTTTAATATAGATAAAGGTACAAGGCTAGCGACTTATGCTGCTAGATGTATAGAAAATGAATTGCTGATGATGCTTAGAAATGAAAAAAAACATGCAAAAGAAATATCACTTCAAGAACCTATTGGAATTGATAAAGAAGGAAATGAAATCAGTTTAATTGATGTTATTGAGACAAAAGCAGATTCTATTGTAGACCAAGTCGATCTGAAGATGAAAATACGTCTATTATATAATAAAATGAAGTATGTACTAGGACAGAGAGAGAAAACAGTAATAGAGCTAAGATATGGGTTGAATAATGGGGCAGAAAAGACTCAAAGAGAGATTGCAAATATGTTAGGGATTTCTAGGTCTTATGTTTCTAGGATTGAAAAGAAGGCACTTAGTAAGTTGTATAAGGAGTTTAATGGAAGTAGGTAATG
The window above is part of the Vallitalea guaymasensis genome. Proteins encoded here:
- a CDS encoding peptidase U32 family protein, giving the protein MNKPELLIPAGSLENLEVAVLYGADAVYIGGQHFGLRAKAKNFSTEQMKEGIDFAHKHNVKVYVTANIIAHNDDIDKVYEYFDEIKEIKPDALIIADPGILTIAQEMLPDMEIHLSTQANNTNYKSVNFWHKLGVKRVVVARELSFKEINQIKENSPDTLDIEAFVHGAMCISYSGRCLLSNYMAGRDANKGECTHPCRWQYHLVEETRPNEYMPVYENERGTYVYNSKDLCMLEYVPELIDAGVGSFKIEGRMKTQLYVATVTRTYRKAIDDYFEDESKYRNNIPYYLDEIKKCTHRKFTTGFYFKRPDENEQIYNSNTYIRSYTFIGKVIEYNSAEQMVTIQQRNKFCVGDEVEFMATDGENYVTTIKEMWDEEGNLVESAPHPKQVIRFKIDKEFPKNTIIRLKSKEF
- the sigK gene encoding RNA polymerase sporulation sigma factor SigK codes for the protein MLFNFLTFILPGFYFTTSQSFPKPLSSVEEREYLIKCKEGDMQARNILIERNLRLVAHIVKKYNTTDRDMDDLISIGTIGLIKAITTFNIDKGTRLATYAARCIENELLMMLRNEKKHAKEISLQEPIGIDKEGNEISLIDVIETKADSIVDQVDLKMKIRLLYNKMKYVLGQREKTVIELRYGLNNGAEKTQREIANMLGISRSYVSRIEKKALSKLYKEFNGSR